From one Paramormyrops kingsleyae isolate MSU_618 chromosome 1, PKINGS_0.4, whole genome shotgun sequence genomic stretch:
- the fbxo7 gene encoding F-box only protein 7 isoform X3, which yields MKLRVRLNRQTSCLDLDGDEPTLTDLSMQVMEVLLPSCSLSPDTEFTLSLNGKEPLTDSGQSLSSCGIVSGDLICVILAQSDSPVSTAPPVSQSGNVDQFRKLREESRPPATQRSGEVMQSSSSCRFVTGTEEQDDAGEGPVSPPVTPEPMLCAEAEEGEVPHSLEVLHHAAQSRGPCDSLVVASHLLMLETGFVPQNAEGKPSEMPPGWRAEGGVYRLRYSHPLCEQSLATLAAVPMGSRLVINATLKMKESAENAKKLLLKPSTYVTDAWAGESAAMAYRDLKQLSRLFKDQLAYPLIASARQAMNLPAVFGLTALPPELLLRVLRLLDIGSVVSLSAVCRDLNVATVDPSLWRHLYRRDFRDPTNRAWETDWKELYKKKYKLRREESLFRRTRLFHPIPPQPMPFHPFPHGPNPLYPPGIIGGEYDQRPSIPYSFLPRPRFDPIGPQPENRLDMGGSIGRRSLRPSSSRSSDIRRGFI from the exons ATGAAGCTCCGTGTGAGACTGAACAGACAGACGAGCTGCCTGGACCTGGATGGAGATGAGCCCACACTCACAGATCTGTCCATGCAGGTCATGGAGGTCCTCCTCCCATCCTGCAGCCTTAG CCCAGACACTGAGTTCACACTCTCCCTGAACGGCAAGGAGCCCCTTACTGACTCTGGCCAGAGCCTCTCCTCCTGCGGGATCGTGTCAGGGGACTTGATATGCGTTATTCTGGCCCAGTCGGACTCTCCAGTCtcgacggcgccccctgtttCCCAGAGCGGCAATGTGGACCAATTCAGAAAGCTGCGTGAGGAGAGCCGACCCCCAGCCACACAACGTTCAGGAGAG GTCATGCAGTCCAGCAGCAGCTGCCGGTTTGTGACGGGGACAGAGGAGCAGGACGATGCGGGGGAGGGGCCCGTGTCACCCCCCGTCACGCCAGAGCCCATGCTGTGCGCTGAGGCCGAGGAGGGCGAGGTGCCCCATTCGCTGGAGGTGCTTCACCACGCGGCGCAGAGCCGAGGCCCCTGTGACTCACTTGTGGTGGCCTCCCACCTTCTGATGCTTGAGACGGGCTTTGTCCCTCAG AATGCGGAGGGAAAGCCCAGTGAGATGCCACCTGGCTGGAGGGCCGAGGGAGGGGTGTACAGGCTGCGGTACTCCCACCCACTCTGCGAGCAGAGCCTGGCCACGCTGGCGGCTGTGCCCATGGGGAGCAGGCTCGTCATCAACG CCACACTGAAGATGAAAGAGAGTGCGGAAAATGCCAAGAAGCTGCTGCTGAAGCCGTCAACGTACGTGACGGACGCCTGGGCAG GGGAAAGTGCTGCCATGGCGTACAGAGACCTCAAGCAGCTGTCGCGCCTCTTTAAGGACCAGCTTGCTTACCCGCTGATCGCATCCGCCAGGCAGG CCATGAACCTCCCGGCGGTATTTGGGCTGACAGCCCTTCCCCCGGAACTGCTGCTGCGTGTTCTGCGTCTGCTGGACATAGGGTCTGTGGTGTCCCTGTCAGCCGTGTGCAGAGACCTCAATGTTGCCACCGTGGACCCCTCCCTCTGGAGACACCTGTACCGGCGTGACTTCAGAG ATCCAACAAACAGAGCTTGGGAAACAGACTGGAAGGAA CTCTACAAAAAGAAATACAAGCTGCGACGAGAGGAGAGTCTCTTCCGGCGCACCCGGCTCTTCCACCCGATACCCCCCCAGCCCATGCCCTTCCACCCCTTCCCTCATGGCCCCAACCCCCTGTATCCCCCAGGCATTATCGGTGGAGAGTACGATCAGAGACCCAGCATCCCATACAGCTTTTTACCCCGCCCACGCTTTGACCCCATTGGTCCACAGCCCGAAAATCGCCTTGACATGGGAGGTTCCATTGGCCGCCGTTCGCTAAGGCCCTCAAGCAGCCGGTCTTCAGACATTAGGAGAGGTTTCATTTAG
- the fbxo7 gene encoding F-box only protein 7 isoform X1, with protein MFHLAVFFSHVTHRLSSWNMKLRVRLNRQTSCLDLDGDEPTLTDLSMQVMEVLLPSCSLSPDTEFTLSLNGKEPLTDSGQSLSSCGIVSGDLICVILAQSDSPVSTAPPVSQSGNVDQFRKLREESRPPATQRSGEVMQSSSSCRFVTGTEEQDDAGEGPVSPPVTPEPMLCAEAEEGEVPHSLEVLHHAAQSRGPCDSLVVASHLLMLETGFVPQNAEGKPSEMPPGWRAEGGVYRLRYSHPLCEQSLATLAAVPMGSRLVINATLKMKESAENAKKLLLKPSTYVTDAWAGESAAMAYRDLKQLSRLFKDQLAYPLIASARQAMNLPAVFGLTALPPELLLRVLRLLDIGSVVSLSAVCRDLNVATVDPSLWRHLYRRDFRDPTNRAWETDWKELYKKKYKLRREESLFRRTRLFHPIPPQPMPFHPFPHGPNPLYPPGIIGGEYDQRPSIPYSFLPRPRFDPIGPQPENRLDMGGSIGRRSLRPSSSRSSDIRRGFI; from the exons ATGTTCCATTTAGCAGTTTTCTTCTCGCATGTAACCCACCGGTTGAG CAGCTGGAACATGAAGCTCCGTGTGAGACTGAACAGACAGACGAGCTGCCTGGACCTGGATGGAGATGAGCCCACACTCACAGATCTGTCCATGCAGGTCATGGAGGTCCTCCTCCCATCCTGCAGCCTTAG CCCAGACACTGAGTTCACACTCTCCCTGAACGGCAAGGAGCCCCTTACTGACTCTGGCCAGAGCCTCTCCTCCTGCGGGATCGTGTCAGGGGACTTGATATGCGTTATTCTGGCCCAGTCGGACTCTCCAGTCtcgacggcgccccctgtttCCCAGAGCGGCAATGTGGACCAATTCAGAAAGCTGCGTGAGGAGAGCCGACCCCCAGCCACACAACGTTCAGGAGAG GTCATGCAGTCCAGCAGCAGCTGCCGGTTTGTGACGGGGACAGAGGAGCAGGACGATGCGGGGGAGGGGCCCGTGTCACCCCCCGTCACGCCAGAGCCCATGCTGTGCGCTGAGGCCGAGGAGGGCGAGGTGCCCCATTCGCTGGAGGTGCTTCACCACGCGGCGCAGAGCCGAGGCCCCTGTGACTCACTTGTGGTGGCCTCCCACCTTCTGATGCTTGAGACGGGCTTTGTCCCTCAG AATGCGGAGGGAAAGCCCAGTGAGATGCCACCTGGCTGGAGGGCCGAGGGAGGGGTGTACAGGCTGCGGTACTCCCACCCACTCTGCGAGCAGAGCCTGGCCACGCTGGCGGCTGTGCCCATGGGGAGCAGGCTCGTCATCAACG CCACACTGAAGATGAAAGAGAGTGCGGAAAATGCCAAGAAGCTGCTGCTGAAGCCGTCAACGTACGTGACGGACGCCTGGGCAG GGGAAAGTGCTGCCATGGCGTACAGAGACCTCAAGCAGCTGTCGCGCCTCTTTAAGGACCAGCTTGCTTACCCGCTGATCGCATCCGCCAGGCAGG CCATGAACCTCCCGGCGGTATTTGGGCTGACAGCCCTTCCCCCGGAACTGCTGCTGCGTGTTCTGCGTCTGCTGGACATAGGGTCTGTGGTGTCCCTGTCAGCCGTGTGCAGAGACCTCAATGTTGCCACCGTGGACCCCTCCCTCTGGAGACACCTGTACCGGCGTGACTTCAGAG ATCCAACAAACAGAGCTTGGGAAACAGACTGGAAGGAA CTCTACAAAAAGAAATACAAGCTGCGACGAGAGGAGAGTCTCTTCCGGCGCACCCGGCTCTTCCACCCGATACCCCCCCAGCCCATGCCCTTCCACCCCTTCCCTCATGGCCCCAACCCCCTGTATCCCCCAGGCATTATCGGTGGAGAGTACGATCAGAGACCCAGCATCCCATACAGCTTTTTACCCCGCCCACGCTTTGACCCCATTGGTCCACAGCCCGAAAATCGCCTTGACATGGGAGGTTCCATTGGCCGCCGTTCGCTAAGGCCCTCAAGCAGCCGGTCTTCAGACATTAGGAGAGGTTTCATTTAG
- the fbxo7 gene encoding F-box only protein 7 isoform X2: MFHLAVFFSHVTHRLSWNMKLRVRLNRQTSCLDLDGDEPTLTDLSMQVMEVLLPSCSLSPDTEFTLSLNGKEPLTDSGQSLSSCGIVSGDLICVILAQSDSPVSTAPPVSQSGNVDQFRKLREESRPPATQRSGEVMQSSSSCRFVTGTEEQDDAGEGPVSPPVTPEPMLCAEAEEGEVPHSLEVLHHAAQSRGPCDSLVVASHLLMLETGFVPQNAEGKPSEMPPGWRAEGGVYRLRYSHPLCEQSLATLAAVPMGSRLVINATLKMKESAENAKKLLLKPSTYVTDAWAGESAAMAYRDLKQLSRLFKDQLAYPLIASARQAMNLPAVFGLTALPPELLLRVLRLLDIGSVVSLSAVCRDLNVATVDPSLWRHLYRRDFRDPTNRAWETDWKELYKKKYKLRREESLFRRTRLFHPIPPQPMPFHPFPHGPNPLYPPGIIGGEYDQRPSIPYSFLPRPRFDPIGPQPENRLDMGGSIGRRSLRPSSSRSSDIRRGFI, encoded by the exons ATGTTCCATTTAGCAGTTTTCTTCTCGCATGTAACCCACCGGTTGAG CTGGAACATGAAGCTCCGTGTGAGACTGAACAGACAGACGAGCTGCCTGGACCTGGATGGAGATGAGCCCACACTCACAGATCTGTCCATGCAGGTCATGGAGGTCCTCCTCCCATCCTGCAGCCTTAG CCCAGACACTGAGTTCACACTCTCCCTGAACGGCAAGGAGCCCCTTACTGACTCTGGCCAGAGCCTCTCCTCCTGCGGGATCGTGTCAGGGGACTTGATATGCGTTATTCTGGCCCAGTCGGACTCTCCAGTCtcgacggcgccccctgtttCCCAGAGCGGCAATGTGGACCAATTCAGAAAGCTGCGTGAGGAGAGCCGACCCCCAGCCACACAACGTTCAGGAGAG GTCATGCAGTCCAGCAGCAGCTGCCGGTTTGTGACGGGGACAGAGGAGCAGGACGATGCGGGGGAGGGGCCCGTGTCACCCCCCGTCACGCCAGAGCCCATGCTGTGCGCTGAGGCCGAGGAGGGCGAGGTGCCCCATTCGCTGGAGGTGCTTCACCACGCGGCGCAGAGCCGAGGCCCCTGTGACTCACTTGTGGTGGCCTCCCACCTTCTGATGCTTGAGACGGGCTTTGTCCCTCAG AATGCGGAGGGAAAGCCCAGTGAGATGCCACCTGGCTGGAGGGCCGAGGGAGGGGTGTACAGGCTGCGGTACTCCCACCCACTCTGCGAGCAGAGCCTGGCCACGCTGGCGGCTGTGCCCATGGGGAGCAGGCTCGTCATCAACG CCACACTGAAGATGAAAGAGAGTGCGGAAAATGCCAAGAAGCTGCTGCTGAAGCCGTCAACGTACGTGACGGACGCCTGGGCAG GGGAAAGTGCTGCCATGGCGTACAGAGACCTCAAGCAGCTGTCGCGCCTCTTTAAGGACCAGCTTGCTTACCCGCTGATCGCATCCGCCAGGCAGG CCATGAACCTCCCGGCGGTATTTGGGCTGACAGCCCTTCCCCCGGAACTGCTGCTGCGTGTTCTGCGTCTGCTGGACATAGGGTCTGTGGTGTCCCTGTCAGCCGTGTGCAGAGACCTCAATGTTGCCACCGTGGACCCCTCCCTCTGGAGACACCTGTACCGGCGTGACTTCAGAG ATCCAACAAACAGAGCTTGGGAAACAGACTGGAAGGAA CTCTACAAAAAGAAATACAAGCTGCGACGAGAGGAGAGTCTCTTCCGGCGCACCCGGCTCTTCCACCCGATACCCCCCCAGCCCATGCCCTTCCACCCCTTCCCTCATGGCCCCAACCCCCTGTATCCCCCAGGCATTATCGGTGGAGAGTACGATCAGAGACCCAGCATCCCATACAGCTTTTTACCCCGCCCACGCTTTGACCCCATTGGTCCACAGCCCGAAAATCGCCTTGACATGGGAGGTTCCATTGGCCGCCGTTCGCTAAGGCCCTCAAGCAGCCGGTCTTCAGACATTAGGAGAGGTTTCATTTAG